A stretch of the Puniceicoccaceae bacterium genome encodes the following:
- a CDS encoding inositol monophosphatase family protein, which translates to MHDTRTNLEIAIQAAKVAAEPLKQVAKGYRSIHVEEAHDVKLQADLESERKIRDYLGSASPFPIIGEEQGGDSTLWDSEQYYWVVDPLDGTYNYLRAYPQCCVSIGLMRGSEAVLGVVYDFNRDEIFTGGEGLPFAINGTPHTPNWETSLDKACLTTGFPHSMKRDMDSMDSYIQILLRYKKVRMIGTAALAMTYVATGYFDVYYETGIKLWDIAAGLAFAKSVGASVKLDAWPDQPLHFNVWMAAHADLIAAQS; encoded by the coding sequence ATGCACGATACTCGAACGAATCTCGAAATTGCCATCCAGGCAGCAAAAGTCGCCGCTGAACCCCTGAAGCAGGTTGCCAAAGGCTACCGATCCATTCACGTCGAGGAGGCTCACGATGTGAAACTTCAGGCTGACCTGGAGTCTGAACGCAAAATTCGCGATTATCTGGGCAGTGCGAGTCCTTTCCCGATCATTGGAGAGGAGCAGGGAGGTGACAGCACCCTCTGGGATTCTGAGCAATACTACTGGGTCGTCGACCCGCTTGATGGCACTTACAACTACCTGAGGGCCTACCCGCAATGCTGCGTGAGTATCGGGCTGATGCGAGGTAGCGAAGCTGTGCTTGGAGTGGTCTATGATTTCAATCGAGACGAGATTTTCACGGGCGGAGAGGGACTTCCCTTCGCTATCAACGGAACACCTCACACACCCAACTGGGAAACCTCACTCGACAAGGCATGTCTCACAACCGGATTCCCCCACTCTATGAAGCGGGATATGGATTCGATGGACAGCTATATTCAAATCCTGCTGCGCTACAAAAAAGTGCGCATGATCGGAACCGCAGCTCTTGCCATGACCTATGTCGCAACCGGATATTTTGATGTTTATTACGAAACAGGCATCAAGCTTTGGGACATCGCAGCCGGACTCGCGTTTGCCAAATCCGTGGGAGCAAGCGTGAAACTCGACGCCTGGCCGGACCAACCCCTGCACTTTAATGTCTGGATGGCAGCGCATGCGGATCTGATCGCTGCCCAGTCCTGA
- a CDS encoding peptidylprolyl isomerase, which translates to MSQLSVILHTNQGDIEINLFPEVAPKACENFTTHAEKGYYDGVIFHRVIQEFMIQGGDPDGTGMGGKSIWGKPFEDECTVDCKFDRAGLLAMANAGPCTNGSQFFITCAPTPWLQMRHTIFGEVISGMDVVKKIETTPTGRGDRPVENQEIQRISVKRS; encoded by the coding sequence ATGAGTCAATTATCCGTCATTTTGCACACCAATCAGGGAGACATTGAAATCAACCTGTTCCCTGAAGTCGCCCCCAAGGCCTGTGAAAATTTCACCACACATGCTGAAAAGGGCTACTATGATGGTGTGATCTTCCACCGCGTCATTCAGGAGTTCATGATCCAGGGAGGAGATCCCGATGGAACTGGTATGGGCGGCAAATCCATCTGGGGGAAACCCTTCGAGGACGAATGCACGGTTGACTGCAAATTTGACCGTGCCGGGTTGCTTGCCATGGCCAATGCCGGACCTTGCACCAACGGAAGTCAATTCTTCATCACCTGTGCTCCGACTCCTTGGCTGCAAATGCGCCATACCATCTTTGGCGAGGTCATTTCTGGAATGGACGTGGTGAAAAAGATCGAAACCACTCCAACCGGCCGAGGGGATCGTCCTGTTGAAAACCAGGAAATCCAACGCATCAGCGTAAAGCGTTCCTGA
- a CDS encoding tetratricopeptide repeat protein: protein MAFTRPICSIRNAFSLLLTLCAALAAAQDLEVLDHAEQLADKNPSEALAILDPFLAENWQYPSTEAEIHTLLAAGKALLFAGDFKQALELTEKCLAHDLTDIQKCKALVLKGLIQFRLGNHQDAASAAQSGLNIAKRIDDVRQMASAHNLLGNVGFIQGNLETAINHYTAAIDLLTQLGDTTSLVKLQANLGNIYLQIGRFDDALAYLESCYEQIKDSDDAQMRMVIGINLASIYGIQGDVERERAMYLAALQTGSNAGMDSLLVGVYLNLCDLNIRLEEWEEALANARIGMQIATEIQDPSAIGVALANLGKAHAGSGDFDKAFSYFDQALEQFRSNGLHLQEIEVLGYIADHFAKAGRFEQAYDYAMQHSAAREQMVSQSNQERLQELRASFDAEQQQLRIQHLESEQERQSLELQHKELQRAMSETQLDQERTLRYYLIVTILVGLFLFILLILRYQTQARSNRLLHSLNDELKRNHDDLQKLHRQKDQLIAIVSHDLRNPMHGVLSTSSLLRERDEIRQSEGTMEMVDMIEASCNRAMEILNNLLNSERIQSGNLQLSIAPFDLVDACGDALRENLTPSRLKQQKLHLQNCTEADSALAIGNRETFIQVLNNLISNSIKYSEAGREILLKLEDQSDYLEVKVTDQGPGISDQEVQRIFEPHAKISTQPTAGESSIGIGLSIVKALVDAMQGTISCESQCGVGTTFTIRLPRA, encoded by the coding sequence ATGGCATTTACCCGACCCATTTGTTCCATCAGGAACGCTTTCAGTCTACTGTTGACCCTTTGCGCTGCCCTGGCCGCCGCTCAGGACTTGGAGGTACTGGATCACGCCGAACAGCTTGCAGATAAAAATCCATCCGAGGCCCTTGCGATTCTCGACCCATTTCTTGCAGAGAACTGGCAATACCCTTCCACTGAGGCGGAAATTCATACCTTACTCGCTGCCGGGAAAGCCCTTCTGTTTGCAGGGGATTTTAAACAAGCACTGGAGCTGACCGAAAAGTGCCTGGCCCATGACCTTACCGATATCCAAAAATGCAAGGCATTGGTTCTCAAGGGCTTGATTCAATTTCGCTTGGGAAATCATCAGGATGCCGCCTCTGCTGCCCAATCAGGCCTGAACATCGCCAAACGCATCGATGATGTCCGCCAAATGGCCTCCGCTCACAATTTGCTCGGCAACGTTGGTTTCATTCAGGGCAACCTGGAAACAGCGATCAATCACTACACAGCAGCCATCGATTTGCTCACTCAGCTCGGTGATACTACTTCCTTGGTGAAATTGCAGGCCAATCTGGGGAACATCTACCTGCAGATTGGCCGCTTTGACGATGCGCTCGCTTATCTCGAATCCTGCTATGAGCAAATCAAGGACTCCGATGATGCCCAGATGCGCATGGTCATCGGCATCAATCTCGCATCCATCTATGGCATTCAGGGTGATGTGGAGCGCGAGCGTGCCATGTATCTTGCAGCACTGCAAACGGGGTCGAACGCAGGGATGGATTCCCTCTTAGTCGGGGTATATCTCAATCTCTGTGATTTGAACATTCGACTTGAGGAGTGGGAGGAGGCACTTGCAAACGCAAGAATTGGAATGCAAATCGCCACGGAGATCCAGGATCCCTCAGCCATTGGAGTCGCACTGGCCAATCTCGGCAAAGCCCATGCAGGGAGTGGTGACTTCGACAAGGCTTTTTCATATTTTGACCAGGCGTTGGAGCAGTTTCGTTCCAACGGCTTGCATTTGCAGGAAATCGAGGTGCTCGGTTATATTGCCGATCATTTTGCAAAAGCAGGGCGCTTCGAACAAGCCTACGACTACGCGATGCAGCATAGTGCCGCACGCGAGCAGATGGTCAGTCAATCCAACCAGGAACGCCTGCAGGAGCTGAGAGCTTCGTTTGATGCAGAACAACAGCAGTTGCGCATCCAGCATCTTGAGTCCGAACAGGAACGGCAATCCCTGGAACTCCAACACAAGGAACTCCAGCGTGCCATGAGTGAGACGCAATTGGATCAGGAACGAACGCTTCGCTATTACCTGATTGTGACCATTTTGGTCGGACTTTTTCTCTTCATTCTGCTTATCCTGCGCTATCAAACCCAGGCCCGCTCAAATCGGTTACTGCATTCACTCAACGATGAACTGAAGCGTAACCACGACGACCTGCAAAAACTGCATCGCCAAAAAGATCAACTGATTGCTATCGTATCTCATGACCTGCGCAACCCCATGCATGGAGTGCTCAGCACCTCCAGCTTGCTGCGCGAGCGTGACGAAATCCGTCAGTCAGAGGGCACCATGGAAATGGTGGACATGATCGAAGCCAGCTGCAATCGCGCCATGGAAATCCTCAACAACCTACTGAACTCCGAGCGTATTCAATCTGGGAATCTTCAACTTTCGATAGCCCCGTTCGACCTCGTTGATGCCTGCGGTGATGCATTGCGGGAAAATCTCACGCCCTCCCGGCTGAAACAGCAAAAGCTGCATCTGCAAAACTGCACCGAAGCGGACAGTGCACTCGCAATAGGAAATCGGGAGACCTTCATTCAGGTGTTGAACAACCTCATCAGCAACAGCATCAAATACAGCGAAGCTGGCAGGGAAATTCTGCTGAAGCTTGAGGATCAATCCGATTATCTTGAGGTCAAAGTCACAGACCAGGGTCCCGGAATCAGTGACCAGGAAGTGCAGCGAATCTTTGAACCACACGCAAAAATTTCCACGCAGCCCACAGCAGGAGAATCCTCCATTGGCATCGGCCTCTCAATCGTCAAGGCACTGGTCGACGCCATGCAGGGCACGATTTCCTGCGAGAGTCAATGTGGAGTGGGCACCACCTTCACAATCCGGCTGCCCAGAGCCTGA
- a CDS encoding RsmB/NOP family class I SAM-dependent RNA methyltransferase translates to MHPIDPDSYDLSSLQALLHAVFTQSATVEGAHTLLMAEAPPEHRSRILATFPIAKALLRHWYLLCFLAEQKPALDASLADVLLKVTTDFKPDLDACLKDPASWPVRWTQRLAQAQLDPPRFYSLSPFLWDRLQASHGNELKTILAALNQHQPPTLRVNTLKSTPTAVMQSLQSNGFSVQKLGPETLSMRGETHLHHTEAFRNGWFEIQDQHSQQVAPFCQVKPGQRVLDGCAGAGGKSLHLAALMQNRGQIIAMDIVAQKLERLQERARRAGVHCLQSRLKTSTKTLKRLRDSFDLVLIDAPCSGTGTLGRHPEIKFTLTQQRLDQLQNEQAELLRRHAWVVKPGGTLVYATCSLLNEENTEQISSFLNSFPDFHLQQAQTLLPDSQGGQGFFMARLQRASQH, encoded by the coding sequence GTGCACCCGATCGACCCAGATTCCTATGACCTTTCTTCGCTGCAAGCCCTGCTGCACGCCGTTTTTACACAATCTGCCACCGTTGAAGGCGCACACACCCTGCTCATGGCTGAGGCACCACCGGAGCACCGATCACGTATCCTTGCCACCTTCCCTATCGCCAAAGCACTGCTCCGGCATTGGTATTTGCTGTGTTTTCTGGCAGAACAAAAACCTGCTCTGGATGCCAGCCTGGCCGATGTCCTGCTAAAGGTGACTACAGACTTCAAGCCCGATCTCGATGCCTGTCTCAAAGACCCCGCATCCTGGCCCGTCAGATGGACACAACGCCTCGCCCAGGCACAACTCGACCCTCCCCGTTTTTACAGCCTTTCACCCTTTCTGTGGGATCGCCTTCAGGCATCCCATGGGAACGAACTCAAGACCATTCTGGCTGCACTCAACCAGCACCAACCCCCGACGCTGCGCGTCAATACGCTCAAAAGCACCCCAACTGCCGTGATGCAATCGCTGCAATCAAATGGATTCTCAGTTCAAAAACTGGGTCCCGAAACCCTCAGCATGAGGGGTGAAACTCACCTCCATCACACCGAAGCGTTTCGCAATGGGTGGTTCGAAATTCAGGATCAACACTCCCAACAAGTCGCCCCGTTTTGTCAGGTGAAACCGGGTCAACGCGTGCTCGACGGGTGCGCAGGTGCCGGGGGGAAAAGCCTGCACCTCGCCGCACTCATGCAAAATCGGGGACAGATCATTGCGATGGATATTGTTGCTCAGAAACTTGAGCGTCTGCAGGAGCGTGCCCGAAGAGCTGGCGTACACTGCCTGCAAAGCCGCCTGAAGACGTCGACCAAAACTCTGAAACGTTTGCGGGATTCGTTTGATCTGGTGTTGATCGATGCACCTTGTAGTGGCACCGGAACGCTCGGTCGACATCCCGAAATCAAATTCACGCTTACCCAACAGCGTCTCGATCAGTTGCAAAACGAACAAGCCGAACTGCTGCGCCGACACGCCTGGGTCGTGAAACCCGGCGGAACGCTGGTCTATGCAACCTGCAGCTTGCTCAACGAGGAAAATACCGAACAAATTTCGAGTTTCCTTAACTCATTCCCAGACTTCCACCTGCAGCAAGCTCAAACACTGCTGCCCGATTCGCAGGGTGGACAGGGTTTTTTCATGGCACGTTTGCAGCGGGCTTCACAACATTGA
- a CDS encoding methyltransferase, protein MLSGQGLGKKGLSHVQEKFMEVPEDWEALTPMQRLDLLERVRSAFDRLSNREIWLQALEQRVLASMHALPIAEAKLVFRVLEHLESVRPELESRLILQLHAPLALLGQKLGVLGACGGDRSLKALEELRSSELWTECSSFVQKQWHKAMGRLRRRLASPSVLELDKLPWNRKVRWVLQCIPGMEAMLADEIAEKLPSELIVQPWETMSGEVWVQPVRHAFTLHSLLQLRLFSEARMVLVPLLVGLPKAMEPMLEEVAQALSDSALASIPAACTQGPIRFAVRTSGKQRPSGAQLAKAARKLEKCLNDSSLGERQWINDPRDENWVFQLHWTAADQLLLGLQISAKDWDLRFAYRIADLPAASHPVVAALLAREALPLLSQRAEVLDPFCGSALELIELGRARPDLRLRAGDVSADALRIAAMLAERAQVTLESMECKDVLQWSRQQDLDAVVTNPPFGRRAKSADIVELLQLFLKAIPGWLKPGGVLVWISPQPRRTAATLTEVGMHLLMRQAMDLGGIRVELQVAQKR, encoded by the coding sequence ATGTTGAGTGGTCAGGGATTGGGGAAAAAGGGGTTGAGCCATGTGCAGGAGAAATTCATGGAAGTTCCCGAAGACTGGGAAGCGTTGACGCCAATGCAGCGACTCGATCTGCTGGAGCGGGTTCGCAGTGCGTTTGACAGGCTTTCGAATCGGGAGATCTGGTTGCAGGCACTTGAGCAGCGTGTTCTTGCTTCGATGCACGCTCTACCGATTGCGGAGGCAAAACTTGTTTTCCGAGTGCTGGAGCACCTGGAGTCGGTCCGCCCGGAACTCGAATCAAGGCTGATACTGCAATTGCATGCCCCATTGGCATTGCTGGGACAGAAACTGGGAGTCCTGGGAGCTTGCGGCGGTGATCGATCCCTGAAGGCGCTGGAGGAACTGCGCAGCTCGGAGCTCTGGACGGAATGCTCATCGTTTGTACAAAAACAATGGCATAAGGCCATGGGGCGATTGCGCCGACGCCTCGCTTCTCCATCGGTCCTGGAGTTGGACAAATTGCCCTGGAATCGGAAAGTGCGCTGGGTGTTGCAATGCATTCCCGGCATGGAAGCGATGTTGGCCGACGAGATTGCTGAAAAACTGCCCTCAGAACTCATCGTGCAGCCATGGGAAACGATGAGCGGTGAGGTGTGGGTTCAGCCAGTTCGGCATGCCTTCACACTGCATTCGCTGTTGCAGTTGCGACTGTTTTCCGAAGCCCGCATGGTGCTCGTTCCACTGCTTGTCGGATTGCCGAAAGCGATGGAACCCATGCTAGAGGAAGTGGCGCAAGCATTGTCGGACAGTGCTCTTGCCAGTATCCCTGCAGCCTGCACCCAAGGACCGATACGGTTTGCGGTGCGAACTTCGGGCAAACAGCGTCCATCGGGGGCACAGCTGGCGAAGGCAGCGCGGAAGCTGGAGAAGTGCTTGAATGATTCGTCACTTGGGGAGAGGCAATGGATCAACGATCCTCGGGATGAGAATTGGGTGTTTCAACTGCATTGGACGGCAGCCGATCAATTGCTTCTGGGCTTGCAGATATCGGCAAAAGACTGGGACCTGCGGTTTGCCTATCGCATCGCGGACCTGCCGGCGGCTTCGCATCCGGTCGTTGCGGCACTCCTTGCGCGTGAAGCGTTGCCATTACTGTCGCAACGAGCTGAAGTGCTCGACCCATTTTGCGGATCTGCACTTGAACTCATCGAGTTGGGCCGTGCGCGTCCGGATCTTCGGCTCCGGGCGGGAGATGTGAGTGCGGATGCCCTGCGCATCGCGGCAATGCTTGCGGAGCGTGCACAGGTCACCCTTGAATCCATGGAGTGCAAGGATGTGCTGCAGTGGTCCCGTCAACAGGATCTGGATGCGGTTGTTACGAATCCTCCATTTGGGCGACGCGCAAAAAGTGCAGATATTGTTGAGTTATTGCAGTTATTTCTCAAAGCGATTCCGGGTTGGCTGAAACCTGGGGGAGTGCTGGTTTGGATTTCACCTCAGCCACGCCGAACAGCGGCAACATTGACGGAAGTCGGCATGCATCTCCTGATGCGACAAGCCATGGACCTGGGTGGTATTCGGGTCGAATTGCAGGTGGCGCAGAAGCGATAA
- a CDS encoding acetylxylan esterase, with the protein MAILKGYPRICQLFLCCVFVSAGAFAQDLNEQDRQRIQELTWQDHQAMLRMLGIESLRPGPSGDPDAPNAANQNERMAGPFSELPDPLRFDDGQVVDSPAAWRARRAEIAEHFDREVYGRVPDEIPAVTWKLVGTEDRTHGSVAATQFQYTGQIASPSASVPVDAVLDLTLTLPVGESEQVPVILAFTWSEAIRQRFPEPEPGWKEQVLAMGWGCAELMPTELQADHGAGLQEGVIGLLNQGERRDADDWGALRAWAWGASRVLDLMETLPAIDAKRVGIEGLSRYGKAALVTMAYDERFAIALVGSSGAGGAKILRRIFGEQVENLASSYAYHWFAPNFIRYAGPLSVDDLPVDAHQLIAMCAPRPVFISVGSPDVEGQWIDARGMFLAAVEASPVYEFLGARGLETDEFPLLGTGLLDGELAFRQHEGGHTVYPNWPYFLD; encoded by the coding sequence ATGGCCATCTTGAAAGGGTATCCCCGCATCTGCCAGCTGTTCTTGTGTTGTGTCTTTGTGAGTGCTGGAGCATTCGCGCAGGACTTGAATGAGCAGGATCGGCAGCGCATCCAAGAACTGACGTGGCAGGATCATCAAGCCATGCTGCGCATGCTCGGAATCGAGTCATTGCGACCGGGTCCATCGGGAGATCCCGATGCCCCGAATGCGGCAAATCAAAATGAACGCATGGCAGGGCCGTTTTCGGAGCTGCCGGACCCCCTTCGCTTTGACGATGGGCAGGTGGTGGATTCGCCTGCTGCATGGCGAGCAAGACGTGCTGAAATTGCTGAACATTTCGACCGTGAAGTCTATGGCAGAGTACCGGATGAAATTCCGGCGGTGACTTGGAAACTTGTGGGTACGGAGGACCGGACTCATGGGTCGGTGGCTGCCACCCAATTTCAATACACTGGTCAGATAGCATCTCCATCGGCTTCGGTGCCGGTGGATGCTGTGCTGGATCTGACATTGACCTTGCCAGTTGGCGAGAGTGAACAAGTTCCGGTGATACTCGCCTTCACATGGAGTGAGGCAATTCGGCAACGGTTCCCTGAACCCGAACCGGGATGGAAAGAGCAGGTTTTGGCCATGGGGTGGGGATGTGCGGAACTGATGCCGACAGAGCTTCAGGCTGATCATGGCGCAGGGTTGCAAGAGGGCGTCATTGGATTGCTCAACCAGGGAGAACGGCGGGATGCCGACGACTGGGGAGCACTCAGGGCATGGGCTTGGGGAGCCAGTCGGGTGCTGGATCTGATGGAAACCCTGCCTGCAATTGATGCGAAGCGGGTGGGAATTGAAGGACTTTCGCGATACGGAAAAGCGGCACTGGTGACGATGGCCTATGATGAACGCTTTGCAATTGCGTTGGTAGGATCGTCGGGCGCAGGAGGCGCCAAAATCCTGCGGCGTATTTTTGGGGAGCAAGTGGAGAACCTGGCATCAAGTTATGCGTATCACTGGTTTGCCCCGAATTTCATTCGGTACGCGGGACCCCTCTCTGTGGATGACCTTCCGGTCGATGCTCATCAGCTGATCGCGATGTGTGCGCCGCGCCCGGTTTTCATCAGCGTGGGTTCCCCTGACGTGGAGGGACAGTGGATTGACGCGCGCGGCATGTTTCTGGCTGCGGTGGAAGCGAGTCCGGTCTATGAATTCCTGGGTGCCCGAGGCTTGGAGACCGATGAGTTTCCCCTTCTGGGAACGGGCCTGCTCGACGGGGAATTGGCCTTCCGACAGCATGAAGGAGGACACACCGTTTACCCCAACTGGCCCTACTTTCTGGACTAG
- a CDS encoding aldo/keto reductase: protein MHYRKFGPERINVSEVGLGCWQLGGDWTQVSDDQANDILKNALEQGITFFDTADVYGGGRSETLIGDFLKQHRTEVFVATKAGRMSMFPDQYSRDGLRECIEASLRRLQRPALDLLQLHCIPFEVMKQGDVWEWLEAFREQGLIRQYGASVETMEEAEWCLDHVERLASLQIIFNIFRQKPLQSVLDKAAHQQVGILARLPLASGLLSGKMKRETKFDPTDHRHYNADGAAFNVGETFAGLPFEKGVELAAALDAYREPTLPMAMWALRWILDHAAVSVVIPGASRAKQVVSNAMASSLLPLSDETHRDLRAFYQDQVHEHIRGPY from the coding sequence ATGCATTATCGAAAATTTGGACCTGAACGCATCAATGTATCTGAAGTCGGACTCGGCTGCTGGCAGCTTGGAGGGGATTGGACTCAGGTCAGTGACGATCAGGCCAATGACATCCTGAAAAACGCATTGGAGCAGGGTATCACCTTTTTTGACACTGCGGATGTGTATGGAGGAGGACGCAGTGAAACGCTGATCGGTGATTTTCTGAAGCAACACCGGACTGAGGTTTTTGTGGCGACAAAGGCTGGCCGCATGTCCATGTTTCCCGATCAATATTCTCGGGATGGGCTGCGCGAGTGCATAGAGGCATCCCTCCGCCGACTGCAGCGACCTGCACTCGATTTGCTACAACTGCACTGCATCCCATTCGAAGTCATGAAACAGGGCGATGTATGGGAGTGGCTTGAGGCGTTTCGCGAACAGGGCTTGATACGGCAATATGGAGCAAGTGTGGAAACCATGGAGGAGGCAGAGTGGTGCCTGGACCATGTGGAACGACTCGCTTCCCTGCAGATCATTTTCAATATTTTTCGACAGAAACCTCTGCAATCCGTCTTGGACAAGGCGGCCCATCAGCAGGTGGGGATTTTAGCAAGGCTGCCATTGGCCAGTGGCTTGCTCAGTGGGAAAATGAAACGGGAAACAAAGTTTGATCCTACGGATCATCGACACTATAATGCGGATGGTGCGGCATTTAACGTGGGCGAAACATTTGCGGGGTTGCCATTTGAAAAAGGAGTGGAGCTGGCTGCGGCCCTGGATGCTTACCGCGAACCGACGCTTCCGATGGCGATGTGGGCATTGCGGTGGATTTTGGATCACGCTGCGGTATCTGTCGTGATTCCCGGTGCATCGCGTGCAAAGCAGGTGGTATCCAATGCGATGGCTTCCTCTCTCCTGCCCTTGTCTGATGAGACTCATCGGGACTTGAGGGCATTTTATCAGGATCAGGTGCATGAGCACATTCGGGGTCCGTATTGA
- a CDS encoding tetratricopeptide repeat protein, with translation MKSLRISYMLCMLLTLSNIATATIRTSAEDAYQSLLAGEYESAIIAYEAMLSTEPARADFQYNLGIAYFHSFRFQSALRAFDRAVQLSIEDPDFQALAEFNIGVTLFEQSKLYASDDTVRMLDYLDQAVVAFENTVELDPNKEAGRVNLMRCRELRNKLAAELQAQEQENPSSSPEESQPEPDPSDPETNPQSGDESDAPESDREPPASGSDPDQAKMPDAPKTRESSPGTPSTDRLSLQEALLLLDALEHSEKRITLSELNTTSGDSESTDSEANW, from the coding sequence ATGAAATCGCTACGCATTTCTTACATGCTTTGCATGCTGCTGACGCTTTCAAATATCGCTACAGCTACGATTCGCACTTCTGCAGAAGACGCCTACCAATCCCTGTTGGCTGGCGAATACGAATCTGCCATCATTGCCTACGAAGCCATGCTGAGTACCGAACCAGCTCGAGCTGATTTTCAGTACAACCTCGGTATTGCCTACTTCCACTCCTTTCGGTTCCAAAGTGCCCTGCGGGCTTTCGACCGGGCCGTGCAACTCAGCATCGAAGATCCGGATTTCCAGGCTTTGGCAGAGTTCAATATCGGAGTGACTCTCTTCGAGCAGAGCAAACTTTACGCATCCGACGACACGGTTCGCATGCTGGACTATCTCGACCAGGCTGTGGTCGCTTTTGAGAACACCGTCGAACTCGACCCCAACAAAGAAGCAGGACGGGTAAACCTGATGCGGTGTAGAGAGCTTCGCAACAAACTGGCTGCCGAGCTGCAAGCTCAAGAGCAGGAGAATCCATCCTCCTCTCCCGAGGAGTCGCAACCGGAACCCGATCCCTCCGACCCAGAGACCAACCCCCAGTCCGGCGACGAATCCGATGCCCCCGAGTCCGACCGGGAACCACCTGCATCGGGGTCTGACCCCGATCAGGCAAAGATGCCCGATGCTCCCAAAACACGGGAATCCTCCCCAGGCACCCCATCCACGGATCGGCTGAGTCTGCAGGAAGCACTGCTGTTGCTCGATGCACTTGAGCACTCGGAGAAGCGAATCACTCTCTCCGAACTCAACACCACTTCCGGCGACTCTGAATCCACCGATTCCGAGGCCAATTGGTAG